A region from the Eptesicus fuscus isolate TK198812 chromosome 1, DD_ASM_mEF_20220401, whole genome shotgun sequence genome encodes:
- the LOC103303650 gene encoding cytochrome c oxidase subunit 7B, mitochondrial, with protein sequence MFPLAKNALNRLPVRSIQQTMARQIHQKRTPDFHDKYGNAILASGAIFCVTTWTYTATQIGIEWNLSPVGRVTPKEWRD encoded by the exons ATGTTTCCGTTGGCCAAAAACGCGCTAAATCGTCTCCCAG ttcGAAGCATTCAGCAAACAATGGCAAGGCAGATCCACCAGAAAAGGACACCTGATTTCCATGACAAATATGGCAATGCTATTTTAGCTAGTGGAGCCATTTTTTGTGTTACTACATGGACATAT ACAGCAACACAAATTGGAATAGAATGGAACCTGTCCCCTGTTGGCAGAGTCACCCCAAAGGAATGGAGAGATTAG